DNA sequence from the Acidobacteriota bacterium genome:
CAGCCTCTCGAAGCTGTCGTCTGTGCTCCCATCGTCAATGGCCAGCACCTCGTACGGACGTCCCGATGCCCCAAGCGCGGCCGCGAGCTCGACGAACAACTCGGGAATGCTGGCCGACTCGTTGTGGATGGGGACGACGATGGAGAGGAAGGGCGCGGTCACGATCGGCTGTCGATTATACCTCGCCCGCTGCCCGCTGCCGATTCGACCAGTAGTAGAGCGCGAGGATCGCGGCAGCAACTGCGCCGGCAATGAGACCGACCTCACGCCCATGTGTGCGCAGATAACCCAACGCCGCCTCGCCGTAGTAGTACGCCAGAACGCCCTCGATCAGGTATCGGAGTCCACGGCCGATCGCGATTGAACTCGCCAGTTGGCGCACAGTCATGCCGGCCACGCCCGCCGACAGCACGAACAACTTCAGAGGCACCGGTGGCGGCAACATCGATGGCACGATGACCGCCGCCAGCCCATAGCGTCTGAACGCCGCAAGCGCTCGCTCGACCCTGGCCGTCTTGAAACGGCGTCGCAACAGCGCCTCGCCCCCTTTGCGACCGAGATAGTACACGGCGAGGCATCCGACCACGGAACCTGCCGTGGCCATCGCGACGTAGTACAGCAGCATCGAGGGCGTTCGCGTCACCATCCAGACAATCAGGATGTCGTTGACCTCTGGCAGCGAGACAAACGACGCGTCGGCGGCAGCAATGAGGA
Encoded proteins:
- a CDS encoding VTT domain-containing protein — its product is MTRLIAWAQAFAMSVGGPGLFLIAAADASFVSLPEVNDILIVWMVTRTPSMLLYYVAMATAGSVVGCLAVYYLGRKGGEALLRRRFKTARVERALAAFRRYGLAAVIVPSMLPPPVPLKLFVLSAGVAGMTVRQLASSIAIGRGLRYLIEGVLAYYYGEAALGYLRTHGREVGLIAGAVAAAILALYYWSNRQRAAGEV